The Nicotiana sylvestris chromosome 6, ASM39365v2, whole genome shotgun sequence genomic sequence CATTCACATTTTCACGACATTCATCATGTGAATTTATCAAATATGAAGATTTTCCAGGCAGTCAataagagaaaaaggaagaaatgaTGGAAAGGATTACATGCACTCCTACTCACCATGGAATGCAAAAACTTGGGCACCAACTTTCTTTGGGACCCTAAGGAAAGCTGATACAAGGACAGATGGGGCAAAACTAGAAGTTCCACTGGATCACAATTCACCAGTATAGCAGCATCGTAGTTGTGGTCCTGTAGCACTCTATAATGCTTAGGTTATTAGTTCAGCTTCTATCTTTTACTTATTCTAGGCAAAATTTGATTATTTGGTTCCTAATTTTCTGGATTTCTTTTATATTATTTTCCTTCCTTTTATGTAGTTTGTTGATCTGCAATTTCTTAATCTCAGCTATTCCTGCCTTTTATGTTTATCTTGAAGAACTTCCATTACGTGCTAAAAGGAACATCTTCAAGGATTTTGCGCAGTTTCCTCTAAGAAATAGGGCTTCAACTGAACCAAAGTGAACACCTTCCCACTCGTGCTCCTCTTGTGTCACTACAGAATACAAATTGAAAATTTCGACGTGCACTAGCAGCTGGTAAAGTTAACCTGCAATTCTGATTATTATTAGTTCAGTTTGATTTCTCTAGGTGTTTGAAAGCTTTTAGTCAAGCACAGTGATCAAACTTTTATGATTGCATTTGTTTAATTGACTACCCTCTGTTGCCTAACCTGCAACCAAATTTCAGCATACTGAGACAACCTAAAAGACACCAAAAGACGCAATAAACCCCAAGATAAAGATTGCCCCGAATGCTCCTAGCAACCTAAAATTACAGACAAACTTGGACAGAAAAATGAAGGTACGAGTGAAATCCTTCTAAAAGACAACATGAACTAAATAATTCGGATTAAGAAAATAAGTCAGATCTTTCTTTTTTTGTGATAGGTATGAACTACAAATTCAGAGTTCCCTAACTTATAGCAATCTTCATTCTAAGCGTAATATCTGTATCACTTATATAAAAAGAAAATGGTGGCAAATTAGATTCTAGGTCATTCTTAATCTAGATTTAAGAATTCAATCATTTCTAGAATCAAACTGATTTTGTTCTGAAAGTTGCACAACAAAGCACTAGCTGTGAAACATCTTTTTTGTCCTCTCAAACACTCTAGCTGCTTTTTGGGTTCACTTAACCTTTCTCATGCTTGATTCATAACTGGTTTTTCACTGAATATTGGGTTCCAGAATTCTTCCTTACAACATTTcccttatttttttatttttttattaggaATGTTTCCCTTGTTTATTGAAACTCCAACATCTGAAAGCTCCAATTTGGAGGTCTCATAAAACTTCCGTAATCCGTAATTTCATTCTCCTAAACAGATGTCACAAATCATCAACTAACAATTAACAGACAACCCTACATTTGCACTAAGATTTTAGTTCAATACATCTTTGGACCCTAAATCAACTGGATTGCTAAACCATTTCAATGTATTGAGCAAAAAGAATCCTATCAATTCAATAAGTTTAGCAAACTGCGATCACATGAGCTCATTTCAGGAAGTAATGACTACTTTACAAGTTATGCACCTATTCACAAACCTGAACAATTGCAACAGCAAGGTGTAATCTTCCCACTCCTTGCCAAAGAGTAACCAATTTTCTTGCATAGTGGGAAGAAAGATATATGCTTTCACCGAGAAGCATtcttaacccccccccccccgacgtTCAGGCAAACAGTTATCCCTTACAAGTCAAGAGCATTTCTATAATTCTATTAACAGCAATAAGACAAGTACCGGGGAAAACACATATGTGGTTGAAATTATTACCTACAACACCACCTCACAATCATAAGGTAATATAAACAAGAATAACAGGTCATGTATAGAGAATTTGGCTAAATCAATCCCAACTTCCTAAGCAAAAGAGAAAAGCTGACCTTTAAATGTGCATTGTGTCGCTTCCCCTCTCTCCAGCGCCGAATCAGTCCATCTTTCATAACCCTAAATCTGTCCTTATAAGACCTGATCCAGAAACAAGTGTTACATCTCTTCAATATCTCATATgactaaaaatataaaacaaattGGTTAATGAAGACATATACATACGAGTAAAatttcattttgattttcttgacTTTTGATGTGACTGGAGTCATCGGCTTCCTGCTTTTCAACTTCCTTTTCTTCTGTTTTGCAGTGATGTACCGCACTTGCGTGAACTAGAAAAATAGCAATCAATGTTAAATAAGTAAATAACAGACAAATGCGATAAACATAGAACAAATGCTACAAGACTTTTCAGCACCTGGAACTAGAAAAAAAACATAAATCAACAATATAGAAGTAAATAACAGACAAATGCAATAAGCACACAAAAGACTCTACTTGCATTTTCAGCACCATCCAAGACTGATCGCGAATtaaagctcaaatttttattaaCCCCTTtacttttcctttcattttccaGCTCTTAGTTAAATAGCAGTGGCACTTATTACAGCAATTACATATAAATAGCAGTAGTATAGTGCATTATACTATTTAAACGTTCTGGGAAAGCAAAAGAACTGAACACAATATGCAGATTTTAAGTCATTATGGGCTACCCCTTATGAATGAGTgcaatttaatataaatatacACATGTACAAGAAAATTCATCTATATATAGTTCAAGCCCAACACATCAGGTGACCAACAAGTACCCACCCACTAATTAAAAATCGCCTTTTTAACTAAATTTTTCtcgacaaaaaaaaaatgaaaatgataaAGATATGAGAGAAAAAAAGAACCCAACTTACAGAAGAAGGGAGGAGAGAGGAGTGAGTAGAACTTGGGAATGAAATGGGGCCATGGGAAATGGGCGTAAAGCTGGAAGAAAATAAGGTACGAGTAAAAGGTCTGTGTATGGGATTGGTAGCAGTGGTGAGAAGACGATAGGGAAGAGGGTGATGGGTATTTGGAGTCGAACGGAGAACGGCGAGGGATCGGAGCTTGGTGCACCATCTCTGCATCTTTGATTTTTTGCTCTTTTGTTTGAGACTTAGGTTTCACAAATTTTGCTTTGGGTTGTAAGAGGCAGGGAGACCACTTTTTTCCAGGTTGAAATTGCAAAGATAGCCGCTTTCGTGACAGCTATTTAAACAATAGTCATCATTCACAATGTACTTAAAATTCAGTCATTAAGTTTGGCTAATTGCTATGACAGTTCAAACTTCAGACCTGTCACCCCTGGAATTTGAAAGTCCTGgagtttcacttcacctatgaaATAAAATCCCACAgtaatgactatttttcaatttgCATAGACTAAAAATGACTAGCTTGTGCTATTACTACTATCAAGGCAGGCGCCTAACATAGACCCTGAAGCCCAATTCCGACCCCTCAGGACTAATCAAGTCGACccccttatttctttatttcttttgtttatttgattaaaatatacataacttttattgatgaaaattaaaattaatatactaaatatttaattttaaacATTGAATTTTGAATTCTGAAAATCTTCCGACTTACAACTTGAAGTTGAGAATAGAAATATACAAGTTGATAATATTTccaagaaaatatatatttttaaccAATTAGTTCTTCAACTTCCGACTTAGCGAATCTAGTCGTGAATCACAATCATTCAATGATATTTCTTGAGCCTTTTGTTCAATTCCCTACCAAGGGCGGCCCGACGAGTATTGTGGCCTAAACCCAAACTTTATGAGGggtttaacttttttttttttgaaatatttatttatttaaactcTATTTTTTCTAGCGTTTCTTATATACAAAgttattactattttttttataatcaataactcctaataagtctttcttaattgacaatatagctaatcAATTTAACCTTTTTTGAAACATTGTTgatcttaggtaagattttatcaattttaattttgaaaacttttTCCCGCTGAAGCGACATTAACAAGAGTTATTAATATTATTCCATAAGCAATATAGGCATTGGAAAAAGaatcaaatctttttatttgatggTGTGTATCAATcaaaaattttatcttttatctgTACTATTTTCCTCAATACTTttaatttcaaaaataaatttaaactgtcaatatcgaattgattattatgctttaaggattattcaagattaaggcaatattttatttcaaatttccaTCATCTAGTGATCTTAATTTTTATCGCTAAAcataaaaccaaaaatatttcatatgcttcgaattgttcaaatctattttgaagtgaaaaaaataGTCCTATCTACTATGTATAAAGTAATCAACTCCAAAGGGctcttcgaaagattttgagaCTTTATTGTCAACATTCTCATCAAGTTGTTACTTCCTACATATCACACATTTCTTACGAAATTCGGGTTtgatattcatttcaagtgcaattcTCTTAGCAGAAACGTAGCAGTTGCAAATACTTCTTCTCTATACCtgttaaagaaaaaaatcaaacttTTTGACTTCGCATAACCTTTTTTTAAacttatatatacataaactatTAGGTATAACAAAAATGGGGCTTCCACAAATGTAGGGCCTAAAGCAGTTGCTTTACTTGTTTTATGGAAGGATCGTTCCGATCCCTACAAACCCAATTTCCAAAGCATACAAGTCACTTAAGTTCGTTCATCACGTCTCCGTCATAAGTTTTCCAAGGGTAGGTCTAGCATGTATCATATGGATCCTCGTGAATATAGTACCATATGGTATACCATAGGGTAGGTCTATTATTATGATAGAACTTACCTATTGCaaagaaaatttgaaaaatattgcAGAGTAAGTATGATACCGAGGAGGCAGGTGCGAAAAAATATGCTGCTAGCAGATTTTTTCATTCTCAAATGGTGGACACCAAATCTATAGTAGACCAAGATCAAGACTTCATAATGATTGTTGGAGAGATCAGGTCCGAGGATATTAAAATTGGAGACAACCTTATTGTTTGTGTCATAATAAATAAACTTCCACCTttatggaaggaatttcaaaaaacTATGCATCACAAACAAAATGAAACTTCACTTGAGACGTTGGTAATGCGGATTCGCATGGGAAAAGAGGCAAGAAGCCAAGATGCACTTATGCAATCGGAAAAGAGCACTCTACAACCCATCATTGTAAAGATAAATTTAATTACTTCAAATAATATTACTCCTAAAACTCAAAAAAATACTTCTTTAAAGCCGAAGAAGAAGACTTTAAGAAAAATTATGGTAGGCCTCTCAAGAAGAATAATGGTGCAAATAATTAAGCAtagaatcaacaaattcaaattgTGAAACCATGTTTTGTCTATGGCAAGAGTGGGCATATTGCTCGATTTTGTAAATTTCAGAAATGTGATCCTACATCACAGGCAAACATTACCGAAGAATAACTTGTGTCGGTGATAACAGACACTAAATTGGTAGAAAATATTGATGAATGGTAGGCTGATTCTAGAGCAAATCGTCATGTTTGCTATGATAGAGATTGATTTAAAGTATATACTCCATTTGAGGAGATCAAAACCATCATGCTTGGTGATTCTCACACAATCCAGGTGCTTGGAAAGGGAAAGGTCGAGTTGAAGTTTACTTCAGGAAGAGTATTTATAAACTTCATGAAGAGATTAATGTTGAAAGACGTACTTTATACTCCTTCAATGAGAAAAAAAATTGATGTCTAGCTTTCTTCTTAACAAGGCAGGATTCAAATAAATTATTGAAAGTGATCAATATGTAATAGTGATAAAGGGTATTTTTGTGGGCAAGGGGTATGCATGTGATAGGATGTTCAAGTTGAATGTTGAGATGAATAAAACTTCTTATAATTTTGTTTATATGTTTTCTTCTACTAATTTTTGGCATTCTCGTTTGTATCATACTAATAATCGTTATGTGGGAATCATTGTCACATTCCTTTTTCGAAGAATAGGTAGTTtatccaattaaagtgacattattcgaaatgagattatttatttagttagagtcgccacttgggataattattacggtgtcccaagtcaccgatttattttaaaatcccaaatcgagaaaatttgactctgttttaaAGTCGCAAAAATCAGAAGATCAGGTAAGGAATCATGTTAACCCctgagaaagtgttaggcattttAAGATTTTGTAGTTTTAACACGGTCACTTTAATCATACCTggcttaatttatttatttaattactcatttttagaacctatgtacatttaccttttatcatttttaattATGGCGTTATGGATTTATCTTTGAAGCGGATCACATGTgtgtaaatttattttatttgtgGCATTAAAATTATGCTctgcgtacgtgtacacaattaatcacgctttattaataTGAGGACTATTTGGCCAAAGTCGCGCGAACGCATACTTTGATTTATTTGtgaaaatcataattatgtcatgcgaacgtgtacataatcatgATAATAAGTTAGGACAAGCCTAAAGCATTTTACGCATATTCAAGAATTATCTAATTTCATAGAGTTGATTGATTTTCTAAATTTGGAACCATATATAAAGGTTATATACTATGGAAATTTATTCGGACGCAGCACACATTTTTGTAAAAACGGGAATTTTGTGAACCCCTATGATGAAACACTTAATGCAATAAAGCTATCTGAAGTTGGTCAATAGTGATCTAATACCTTGTAGATGAAATCTTTAGGCCATGACAGTAGCTGAACCAATTCgaataatatatttttctttgcTATATAAATAAATTATGCGTTAGTACGTGAATAAACTAACGGGCTTAGCTGATTGGGTGCGTCATAATAAACCTCCAATGGGGCATGGGTAAATGTGAAATAGGTTCAAGTGGAGGCCTAAGGTGTGACCTTTAAAAGGGGCGGCTATTTAGTAAATTAAAAGGTCCTTTGCTATGAGATATTGCTGGGTTGGTTCCATACCATGGCCCAATAGCCTTTGCAacatattaaaaagaaaataattcTGAACTCTAAAATAGAAATCTAGGCCTTGAAGATGAGCCCAGAAACATGACTTTGCACATATCACATGATATAAATTTCAATAAACTAAATCGCTTAATTACATGAATAAAAATTGACAACTAATCACTCCAGGCTtaattattacaaagttttataataaaatatataaatcTATGCTTCAATTACACTGACTCTATGATATAATAGAAAAAATCCAGTCTAGTCCATATGACCTGGCATCCTTCCTAGCGAATTCTAAGTTTAAATGAAAAGACCATAAAGTCACTCTACCAGATTAAGCTTGTAGATTCATCACAACTAACAAATAGAGCAATTAACTAAagttcaaagtgacttaattcccGTATTGCAAGTAACAACTAACTTCTTAACATAGTTCATTGTGTGCTTCAACAGGATCAGTTGTAAATAACAAAATCAGCTTAAGGTTCAgctaaaaaaaatcaatcaaaacaaTTGTTGGTAAACAATACAAGTACAAGCAACTTTAACGATTAAACACGTTTGAATTCATGAGATTAAGCATAGATGTGACTTGAACAATTTAACCTTCATTTACCAATCCAAATAGGTGGTTGCAGATGAACGAAACATACCTAGCGGCAAAATGGAAATAGATTTCAAGAGGCCAAATAAAGGCTAGAAGTCTTTAAATGTGAAACCCAGCACAATAGATTCAacaggagcaacaacaacaatcacaaaagtgACCTTCTACAACTTATAAAAATCCAGGAAGAAAAGAAGTTGATCTTTGAAATCAGTTTTCTTCAAACCTCTTTTTAGAATTCCAAGTTTTCCTTCAGTTTTCAACTTTTCAATGAGAGTGAGGTAGAGTCAGATCGATATGAGTTTCTATGGGTGTATATGAATGTATGAAGAAGGCTAGACTTGCAGAGAAAATGGAAATTCTAAGGGTGGATTCTGTGCGTGAAAAGCCCAGGTTAGTGTGTATATCTCTGTCCCTATGAAATGCAGGGGGAAGGGTCTTTATATAATATAAGGGTGTGCTGTTATGAGAGAAAAATCAAAGAGGAGTAGGGGAATATATCAAGCTCCCTAAAAATTAGAAAACGACATCTTTTTTAACAGAAAAGGACAGATATGCATTTTAATCCTTGCATAGAAGGATCTTACATAACAGAAAGATTCTCTTAAAATTAATCTTTCAATTGAAACCCCTCAAATCTTGTAAATCACATCTAAACATTGAACTCTGCCTGGGTCTTTGGCTGATAAGCCCATGCCTCCTATCTTCCCCTACCAAAAACTCAAATTCAATGGGCCTGCCTGTTAATCAGGACAAACACAAACCAAACATAGTATATGCTTACAAATATGGCCACCCGACGCTCAGCAACCATCAAAATTAACAAATCGAACAAACTTATAACAAATTGCAATTAAAACCTAACTAAAAAATATGTTATTAATTAAATCTAACAAATAGATACCAATTAATCTGGCTTATTAATCAAAACATTCTTAGCCGGTGAAACAATAGTATTGAAAAATCACAGAAAAGGGAAAAGAGATATACCAATTTGACTAATGGCAAACAATTATTTCCGGCCATCAAAGGTCAGAGGATGAAAACTAGTCAATCAATGACGCCTTGACCAAATCTCGATGAGTTCGAAATGGTCCGAAATTGACGTTAAAAGTTTGCTCTTGTCAAAAGTAAACAATCAACGTAAATTTCAAGCCAAATCGAATTAAACTTAGATGAGAAAGTCGAAAAGGgaaaaaataggttttctaaaaatCTATGAATTCAAGAGAGTTTTGAGGGAAATGGTTATTGAAGAAAGGGGAAGATGGTGATTGTCTTGTGAAGATTTGGAGTTATATAGAGTCGTGCTGCCAGCAGGGGATTTTGGGCATatgggcggctagggttagaggGATTGAGATATATAAAAGAAAGAGAGGGATCTGAGAGGGTTGGGGGGTAGGTCTGGTCTGAGACAGTTTTAAGGGAAAGAGGGAGCCAGTTTGGAGCTGTTGGATAAGGTCTTGATGGATAGTGGGGATTAATCTAAATAAAAACGGGATTGTTTGGGGCTTAAAGGTGGGTTGGGTTGGGCATGGCTTGGGCTAGGGGCGTTATTTGGAGCTTTTGGGCCACTGAAATGATTTGGGCCAGACTTGAAACAAACCAAGGCAACTCATTTTTTCCTTTCctcttaatttcgaaaataaccaatttattgAATACTCCTAATTCACAACTAATTTGCAAAATTAACCTAATGACCCATTCTTCTAATAATTAACTAATTTATTTAGCTAACAAATGCATGTAAAGTTACTAGTGTAtttttgttgtgatttttatgtattaattatataattaataagtaattaattcctaaaaatgtAATTAAAACCTAAAATGATATGGAATGAAGATTCTAAATTTTTTAATagtttttctataattttaagatATTAAATATACACAAAAAATGCCACTAAATGCAaccaaataaacaaataaagagcaATTCCTAGaaattctataaaaaaaataactaGAAAACCATTTTTTTGTGGATTATGTAGGAGAATTTtagtagggcaaaaattacgtgctcacagttgtCTCTCTTTTCaggaaaacatgaagagttttaaggcaaagataaaatgagaaaTTACGAGCAATTTTTGGCAGTTTGACACTCCACAAGAAgcgttttgaaaaagtttgaccgaaccttgcttggAGGTTGCCTAGATAttcttggttataaaggaatcaggtcgatgtagttctggaaattttggtagctgggcctaccgagaagctgtgatttcattgttgttgttattgttactgCTATTACtacttgctgaactccttattacaccaaaattaaaacaaaagaaactaaacaagcctattaactatgagttacaagattgcTATCTATAAGTCTTTTAAAGCTTGCTCTtaagtcttggctggttcttcatGCAAACTCTGACCTGAATCTTGATGTTTGCTAGCTGCAGGGGTTGGTTCATTTCTTTTATGACTTCTTCTGATCGAAATTGGACATGCAATGCCCTTTATATTGGGGAAATGCGATGAGGGAATAATGTATCCTGTACTAgtaaggagactagggaatggagaccctatgtctaaagtaaaattaactagggagtagagactctatgtctaacataaaatcaactagggagtggagatcctatgtctaaaataacatcaactaaggagtggagactctatgttggaaaagtgaatagggagtggtgaccccatgtctaaaataaaactaactagggagtggagaccctatgttgaaaaaggagaatagggagtggagaacctatgtctaaaataaaatcaactagggaatggagaccctatgttggaaaaggagaCCGgagagtggagactctatgtctaaaataacatcaactagggagtgaagaccctatgttggaaaatcaactagggagtggagacctatgTCTAAATGGAAAGAAGGCTAGAGAATGAAGACCGtatgtctaaaataacatcaattatggagtggagaccttatgttgagAAATGCATCTAGGAATTGGTGCACCCTATACTATCatgattttgaactttctttcttttcttccccCCCCCATcaatttcatcatttttttattttagagaatgagtaaatgcgggaaagaattttggaggaAACTTTCCTTTTTGGAGTTGTTGCTGCAAAGTTGTTTCTAGCCTTTACGCAGtttctttttggttgcacctgcttcttgcaaggttgattttggattgcacatgtttcctattttttttaaaaagaacaatttgtcagtttgaaaaggTGGTTGTTTTGTGTCCTGGAGTGTTTCAGTCACTTGATCTTGGTCTGACTTCTTTGATGATACTTTCAACTACAACTACTTGTTTCCTGAATACCAATTGCACTTTTGGCCCGGAAGAACCTTTGGCTTTTCCAATCTTTTCCATGACGGTTGGTCGCATAGGACTTAAACCTTTTTCAACTTTATTCTGCCTTTGTAGGCCTTTGActtc encodes the following:
- the LOC104227050 gene encoding uncharacterized protein, which codes for MQRWCTKLRSLAVLRSTPNTHHPLPYRLLTTATNPIHRPFTRTLFSSSFTPISHGPISFPSSTHSSLLPSSFTQVRYITAKQKKRKLKSRKPMTPVTSKVKKIKMKFYSSYKDRFRVMKDGLIRRWREGKRHNAHLKSKKSKRRLRQPATVPLAYAKVMKKLNFCG